A stretch of the Dechloromonas sp. TW-R-39-2 genome encodes the following:
- the xerC gene encoding tyrosine recombinase XerC: protein MIALSAVDAYLAELAEQRRQSPHTISNYGRDLRRLVMLAGELPLSDVRLHHVRRFIGQLHAQGLSGRSIARLLSAWRGFFSWLGQHDAVPANPCEGLRPPKSPKHLPNALLVDEAARLLDPVDEGDSVLAARDIAMSELFYSSGLRLAELAALDCDALDSALHEGEIRVLGKRSKMRLVPVGSKAREALAAWAQVRGSLAGPEETALFVGQRGRRLGQRMIQLRLSRQAQLAGLSRHVHPHMLRHSFASHVLQSSGDLRAVQEMLGHASITSTQVYTHLDFQHLAKIYDSAHPRAKR, encoded by the coding sequence GTGATTGCGCTTTCTGCCGTCGATGCTTACCTGGCCGAGTTGGCCGAGCAGCGGCGGCAGTCGCCGCATACCATCAGCAATTATGGCCGTGACTTGCGGCGGCTGGTGATGCTGGCCGGCGAACTGCCCTTGTCGGACGTTCGCCTGCATCACGTTCGACGTTTTATCGGGCAGTTGCATGCCCAAGGCTTGTCCGGGCGTTCAATTGCCCGCCTGCTGTCTGCCTGGCGCGGATTCTTCTCCTGGCTGGGGCAGCACGATGCGGTACCGGCCAATCCCTGTGAAGGTCTGCGGCCTCCCAAGTCGCCCAAGCATCTGCCCAATGCCTTGTTGGTCGATGAGGCAGCTCGATTACTCGATCCGGTGGATGAGGGGGATAGCGTTCTGGCGGCGCGCGATATCGCGATGTCCGAGTTGTTTTACTCCTCCGGTTTACGTTTGGCCGAGCTGGCGGCGCTGGATTGCGATGCGCTCGACAGCGCCTTGCATGAAGGCGAGATCCGCGTGCTTGGCAAGCGCAGCAAGATGCGGCTGGTTCCTGTCGGCAGCAAGGCGCGCGAGGCGCTGGCGGCCTGGGCGCAGGTGCGTGGTTCCCTGGCGGGGCCCGAAGAGACGGCGCTGTTTGTCGGTCAGCGCGGTCGACGTCTCGGTCAGCGGATGATTCAGTTGCGCCTGTCACGTCAGGCCCAACTGGCCGGCTTGTCGCGCCACGTTCACCCGCACATGTTGCGACATTCCTTTGCTTCGCATGTGCTGCAGTCTTCGGGCGATTTGCGTGCTGTACAGGAAATGCTCGGCCATGCCAGCATTACGTCGACACAGGTTTACACCCATCTCGACTTTCAGCATCTGGCAAAAATCTACGATTCAGCCCATCCGCGTGCGAAACGTTGA
- the dapF gene encoding diaminopimelate epimerase: MKLKFSKMHGLGNDFVVLDGIRQHIDLSPAQLRFLADRNFGVGCDQILLVEKPGQPGVDFRYRIFNADGSEVEQCGNGARCFVRFVHDVGLTDKREIRVETQKGLISPRLEENGDVTVDMGIPRFLPNEIPFLHDDDVVIYSLDVADETLEISVVSMGNPHAVQVVESVDRAPVGDHGPLIENHERFPQRVNAGFMQVLGEHAIKLRVYERGSGETLACGTGACAAVVAGIRRGLLVSPVRVTTRGGDLSIAWGGPGQAVLMTGPAVTVFSGEIEL; encoded by the coding sequence GTGAAACTCAAATTCTCGAAGATGCATGGTCTGGGCAACGATTTCGTTGTCCTGGACGGCATTCGTCAACATATCGATCTTTCCCCGGCGCAATTGCGCTTTCTTGCCGATCGCAATTTCGGGGTCGGTTGCGACCAGATTCTGCTGGTCGAAAAGCCGGGACAGCCCGGCGTCGATTTCCGCTATCGCATCTTCAATGCCGATGGCAGCGAAGTTGAGCAATGTGGCAACGGGGCCCGTTGTTTCGTCCGCTTTGTGCATGATGTCGGCCTGACCGACAAGCGGGAAATCCGCGTTGAAACCCAGAAAGGCCTGATTTCACCGCGCCTTGAAGAAAATGGCGATGTCACGGTCGACATGGGAATTCCCCGGTTTTTGCCGAATGAGATTCCCTTCCTCCACGACGACGATGTCGTGATTTATTCGCTCGACGTGGCCGACGAAACACTGGAAATCAGCGTCGTTTCGATGGGTAATCCGCACGCCGTGCAGGTCGTTGAAAGTGTCGACAGAGCACCGGTGGGCGATCACGGTCCATTGATCGAAAACCATGAGCGTTTCCCGCAACGGGTTAATGCCGGATTCATGCAGGTCCTGGGCGAACATGCTATCAAGCTGCGGGTTTATGAGCGCGGTTCGGGTGAGACGCTGGCATGCGGGACGGGCGCCTGCGCCGCCGTGGTGGCCGGTATCCGCCGTGGCTTGCTGGTCTCGCCGGTTCGGGTGACGACGCGTGGCGGCGATCTGAGCATTGCCTGGGGCGGTCCCGGCCAAGCTGTTTTGATGACCGGCCCTGCGGTGACGGTCTTCTCTGGAGAAATTGAATTATGA
- a CDS encoding metal ABC transporter permease has product MWNELFLIPFLTGLVLAIVLPLLGCYLRLRDEWLAALAYSHVAAAGALLALVCGMAPMIGGVAAAGLAGAAKRLFARRLDGGASFALLLIGGWAVSVLLAANHPMAERLGHALFDGQLYFAATEQFWLAAGGGLLAVILLRKLSSHLLLAHVYPDFFRIRRLKAWPVQTGFDVLAALCLALATMSMGVMGAFALVFIPPWLAFRRAPRWAAGLRMAVLSGVLAYVAAFLLALGLDQPFGPVLAVLLILVGLVIA; this is encoded by the coding sequence ATGTGGAATGAACTGTTCCTGATCCCCTTCCTGACCGGGTTGGTGCTGGCCATCGTCCTGCCGCTGCTCGGTTGCTACCTGCGTTTGCGCGACGAATGGCTGGCCGCCTTGGCCTATTCGCACGTGGCTGCAGCCGGCGCTTTGCTGGCTTTGGTTTGCGGGATGGCGCCGATGATCGGTGGTGTTGCCGCCGCCGGTCTGGCCGGTGCGGCCAAGCGCCTGTTTGCCAGACGGCTCGATGGAGGCGCCAGCTTTGCCTTGCTGCTGATCGGCGGCTGGGCCGTCTCTGTCCTGCTCGCCGCCAATCATCCGATGGCTGAGCGCCTCGGTCATGCGCTGTTCGATGGCCAGCTTTATTTTGCGGCCACCGAGCAGTTCTGGCTGGCTGCCGGCGGTGGCTTGCTGGCCGTGATCCTGCTTCGCAAACTATCGTCCCATCTCCTGCTGGCGCATGTCTATCCCGATTTTTTCCGGATTCGTCGTCTCAAGGCCTGGCCTGTCCAGACCGGATTCGATGTGCTGGCCGCTTTGTGCCTGGCATTGGCCACCATGAGCATGGGCGTGATGGGGGCTTTCGCGCTGGTTTTCATTCCCCCCTGGCTGGCTTTCCGGCGTGCGCCGCGCTGGGCGGCAGGCTTGCGCATGGCCGTGTTGAGCGGGGTGCTGGCTTACGTGGCAGCCTTCCTGCTCGCCCTCGGGCTGGACCAGCCTTTCGGACCTGTTTTGGCCGTCTTGCTGATCCTTGTCGGGCTGGTGATTGCGTGA
- a CDS encoding lysophospholipid acyltransferase family protein: MKIFLTYILVGFLWLLHWLPLPVLRAIGTLLGKLLYAVGRDRRKVALINLRLCFPEKSEAEREDIARRHFIAFSCAVIDRTLGWWASKERLERIVRIKGVEHLNDPEGKPIILLSPHFVGLDAGATRISMYVPGCSVYSNQKNPVFNKLLYDGRIRFTDAVLLSRQDGMRKIIKAMKDGYKFYYLPDMDFGPKESIFVPFFGVQAATIPGVSRLVRLTGAKIVACITRQVADGYEVEVMPAWSDFPGESVEADTASVNRFIESQVLTMPEQYFWLHKRFKTRPPGEQRFYK, encoded by the coding sequence GTGAAGATTTTCCTGACTTATATTCTTGTGGGCTTCCTGTGGCTGTTGCACTGGCTGCCTTTGCCTGTTTTGAGGGCCATTGGCACCTTGCTTGGGAAACTGCTGTATGCCGTCGGGCGTGACCGGCGCAAAGTGGCGCTGATCAATTTGCGACTGTGTTTTCCTGAAAAAAGCGAAGCCGAGCGCGAGGATATCGCCCGTCGTCATTTCATTGCCTTCAGTTGTGCGGTGATCGATCGGACGCTCGGCTGGTGGGCCTCGAAGGAACGGCTGGAGCGGATTGTCCGGATCAAGGGCGTCGAGCACCTGAATGACCCGGAGGGCAAACCGATTATTTTGCTTTCGCCGCATTTCGTCGGCCTTGATGCCGGTGCAACGCGCATTTCAATGTATGTGCCGGGTTGCAGTGTTTACTCGAATCAGAAGAATCCGGTTTTCAACAAGTTGCTTTATGATGGCCGGATTCGATTTACTGATGCCGTACTGCTTTCAAGGCAGGATGGGATGCGCAAGATCATCAAGGCGATGAAGGACGGGTACAAGTTCTACTATCTGCCGGACATGGATTTTGGTCCCAAAGAGTCGATTTTCGTGCCGTTTTTCGGCGTGCAGGCTGCGACCATTCCCGGGGTTTCCCGGTTGGTGCGCCTGACGGGAGCCAAGATTGTGGCTTGCATTACCCGTCAGGTGGCAGATGGCTACGAAGTCGAGGTGATGCCGGCCTGGAGTGATTTTCCGGGGGAGAGCGTCGAAGCCGATACGGCCAGCGTGAATCGTTTTATTGAAAGCCAGGTACTGACCATGCCGGAGCAGTATTTCTGGTTACACAAGCGTTTCAAAACCCGGCCACCCGGAGAGCAGAGGTTCTACAAATGA
- a CDS encoding DUF484 family protein, producing the protein MSALFPEEIAEYLKDNPGFFEHYADLMAQIFVPHPHGGRAVSLVERQMLTLREKNRQTETKLAELIAFGEENDAISEKVHRLAVGLVAAETFQAVIHLLNFHLRDDFSVPHVALRLWNKPADIDDLPEFAAVSEELQVFAETLARPYCGSTAGFGTASWFGEHASHIRSQALIALRNGGGTIGMIALGSEEAQRFYADMGTLYLERLGEMVSAALARVTKSVL; encoded by the coding sequence ATGAGCGCCTTGTTTCCTGAGGAAATTGCCGAGTATCTGAAAGATAACCCGGGCTTTTTTGAGCACTATGCCGATCTGATGGCGCAGATTTTCGTCCCGCATCCACATGGCGGGCGGGCTGTTTCGCTGGTCGAGCGGCAAATGCTGACCCTGCGCGAGAAAAATCGCCAGACGGAAACCAAACTGGCCGAATTGATCGCTTTCGGCGAGGAAAACGATGCAATCAGCGAGAAAGTGCATCGCCTTGCCGTGGGCCTGGTGGCGGCTGAAACTTTTCAGGCGGTGATCCACCTGCTCAATTTTCACCTGCGCGATGATTTCTCCGTACCGCACGTTGCCTTGCGCCTGTGGAACAAGCCGGCCGACATTGATGATTTGCCCGAATTTGCCGCGGTGAGCGAAGAGTTGCAGGTATTTGCCGAAACGCTGGCGCGCCCTTACTGCGGCTCGACCGCCGGGTTCGGAACGGCCTCCTGGTTCGGCGAACATGCCAGTCATATTCGGTCGCAGGCGCTGATCGCCTTGCGGAACGGTGGCGGAACGATAGGCATGATTGCCCTGGGTAGCGAAGAGGCGCAACGTTTCTACGCCGACATGGGAACGCTTTATCTGGAGCGTCTCGGCGAAATGGTCTCCGCTGCGCTGGCTCGGGTCACCAAGAGCGTATTGTGA
- a CDS encoding GNAT family N-acetyltransferase gives MSCNLTIEIRPVTPPDVPAISALAREIWQATYPGIITQEQIDFMLEQRYGHERLYDDIEDADKWLDQAFHNGRRVGFAFSELYKGEFKLDKLYIHPDVQRQGVGGELIDHVARRAAKLGHSCVVLAVNKRNEKAIASYKKYGFTVREMIVDDIGRGFVMDDYVMEKKL, from the coding sequence ATGAGCTGTAACCTGACTATCGAGATTCGTCCCGTCACGCCGCCCGATGTACCGGCCATTTCCGCGCTGGCCCGCGAAATCTGGCAGGCAACTTACCCTGGCATCATCACGCAGGAGCAGATCGACTTCATGCTCGAGCAGCGTTATGGCCACGAGCGTCTGTATGACGATATCGAAGATGCCGATAAATGGCTCGATCAGGCATTCCATAACGGCCGTCGTGTCGGCTTCGCGTTCAGCGAGCTCTACAAAGGTGAATTCAAGCTCGACAAGCTCTACATCCATCCCGACGTGCAACGTCAGGGCGTCGGCGGTGAGCTGATTGACCACGTCGCAAGGCGAGCTGCCAAACTGGGCCATTCCTGCGTGGTGCTGGCGGTTAACAAGCGTAACGAGAAAGCCATTGCTTCCTACAAAAAATACGGTTTCACGGTGCGTGAAATGATTGTTGATGACATTGGCCGTGGTTTCGTCATGGACGACTACGTGATGGAGAAAAAACTTTAG
- a CDS encoding class I SAM-dependent rRNA methyltransferase encodes MAQLILMPGKERSAFKRHPWLFAGSVGRLEGRARPGDTVEVLADNLRPLGRAAYSPKSQIRARFWTFDAEESVDDGFFKRRVAAAVARRQALPELRGQEGLRLIHAESDGLPGVIADQYGDTVVIQLTSAGADKWRKAIVAALVQATGCQRIYERSDSDVRGLEGLESATGWLLGEARDEPLSILENGVRLAVDVAGGHKTGFYLDQRDNRQLLGQLSAGKDVLNCFCYTGGFSLQALAGGANSVLSIDSSGPALVQARANLALNPQLPAERAQWQEADVFQALRDFRKEGKLFDVIVLDPPKFAPSASHADRAARAYKDINILGCRLLKPGGLLMTYSCSGGIGLELFQKIIAAAALDAGREARIVRRLAGSADHPVALNFSEGEYLKGLLVQVD; translated from the coding sequence ATGGCCCAGTTGATTCTTATGCCCGGCAAGGAACGCTCCGCGTTCAAGCGCCACCCGTGGTTGTTTGCCGGTTCGGTCGGTCGTCTGGAGGGCCGTGCCCGTCCGGGGGATACGGTCGAGGTGCTGGCCGACAACCTGCGTCCGCTGGGCCGTGCGGCCTACAGCCCGAAATCACAGATTCGCGCCCGTTTCTGGACTTTCGATGCTGAAGAGTCGGTCGATGACGGTTTCTTCAAGCGTCGGGTTGCTGCGGCCGTGGCGCGTCGCCAGGCATTGCCGGAATTGCGCGGGCAAGAAGGTCTGCGCCTGATTCATGCCGAGTCGGATGGTTTGCCCGGTGTCATTGCCGACCAGTATGGCGATACCGTCGTAATCCAGCTGACCTCGGCCGGGGCCGACAAGTGGCGCAAGGCGATTGTCGCCGCGCTGGTTCAGGCGACCGGGTGCCAGCGTATTTACGAGCGTTCGGATTCCGATGTGCGCGGCCTGGAAGGCCTGGAGTCGGCGACTGGCTGGCTGCTTGGCGAAGCACGCGACGAGCCGCTGAGCATCCTCGAAAACGGTGTGCGTCTTGCGGTCGACGTGGCTGGCGGGCACAAAACGGGTTTCTACCTCGATCAGCGCGACAATCGCCAGCTGCTTGGCCAGTTGTCGGCAGGCAAGGATGTGCTCAACTGCTTCTGCTACACCGGCGGCTTCTCGCTGCAGGCGCTGGCCGGCGGGGCGAACAGCGTGCTGTCGATCGATTCGTCCGGTCCGGCGCTGGTCCAGGCGCGGGCCAATCTGGCGCTCAACCCGCAGTTGCCGGCCGAGCGGGCGCAATGGCAGGAAGCGGATGTGTTCCAGGCGCTGCGCGATTTCCGCAAGGAGGGCAAGTTGTTCGACGTGATCGTGCTCGATCCACCCAAGTTCGCGCCCTCGGCGTCGCACGCCGACCGTGCAGCGCGGGCCTACAAGGACATCAACATCCTCGGCTGCCGTTTGCTCAAACCGGGCGGGCTGCTGATGACGTATTCCTGTTCCGGTGGCATCGGCCTGGAATTGTTCCAGAAGATCATTGCCGCGGCGGCGCTTGATGCCGGACGCGAGGCGCGTATTGTGCGACGCCTGGCCGGTTCGGCCGATCATCCGGTGGCATTGAACTTTTCCGAAGGCGAATATCTCAAGGGCCTGCTCGTTCAAGTCGATTAA
- a CDS encoding TonB-dependent receptor encodes MHKPFAMAALLAASCGAQAATDSDLAAIRSQIDEMKKTYEQRIASLEQKLAQAESHKGESKAVPVATQSPAPETVPANRAGTPASSFNPEVSLILQGQYKDMKNGAGRGITGFIPAGGHDHGSGAIEGINKRGFSVDHTELVFAANIDPNWRGQAIIAAVDGKAEVEEAWFQSLGIGHGIGLKGGRFRSGIGYLNEQHPHTWDFADAPLMYQAMFGTEGGYAQDGIQLKWLAPTPLFLEFGAEFGRGANFPGSDRNKNGSGGGAVFAHLGGDVGEANNWRAGLSYLKTSARERESVFRDVGGLEAQGFFAGDSATWLADFVWKWAPNGNPKYQNFKFQSEYFVRREDGNMTCKDENAVGNACAAEVTGTYRTRQSGWYAQGIYQFTPNWRAGLRYEQLDSGTRDFGINAANLAVDAYKPKKSTAMVDYSWSEFSRVRLQFAQDKSMQGVTENQITMQYIMSLGAHGAHKF; translated from the coding sequence ATGCACAAGCCATTTGCCATGGCTGCCCTGCTTGCCGCTTCCTGCGGCGCACAGGCGGCTACCGACAGCGATCTTGCGGCCATTCGCAGCCAGATCGATGAGATGAAAAAAACCTACGAGCAGCGCATTGCGTCGCTCGAACAAAAGCTGGCCCAGGCCGAAAGCCACAAGGGGGAAAGCAAAGCTGTTCCCGTTGCCACCCAATCCCCTGCACCGGAAACTGTCCCGGCGAACCGCGCAGGCACGCCGGCCAGTAGCTTCAATCCCGAGGTTTCGCTGATCCTGCAAGGTCAGTACAAGGACATGAAGAACGGTGCCGGACGCGGCATCACCGGCTTCATCCCGGCCGGTGGCCATGACCATGGCAGTGGCGCGATCGAAGGGATCAACAAGCGCGGCTTCTCGGTCGATCACACCGAGCTGGTCTTTGCGGCCAACATCGATCCGAACTGGCGCGGCCAGGCGATCATTGCGGCAGTCGACGGCAAAGCCGAAGTCGAGGAGGCGTGGTTCCAGTCGCTCGGTATCGGCCATGGCATCGGTCTGAAGGGCGGCCGTTTCCGCTCCGGCATCGGCTATCTCAACGAGCAGCATCCACATACCTGGGATTTTGCCGACGCACCGCTGATGTATCAGGCGATGTTCGGTACCGAGGGTGGTTATGCGCAGGATGGCATCCAGCTGAAATGGCTGGCGCCGACGCCGCTATTCCTCGAGTTCGGTGCCGAATTCGGACGCGGCGCCAACTTCCCCGGCAGCGACCGCAACAAGAACGGCAGTGGCGGCGGTGCGGTGTTTGCCCATCTCGGTGGCGATGTGGGTGAGGCCAACAACTGGCGGGCCGGCCTGTCCTATCTGAAAACGTCGGCCCGTGAACGCGAGTCGGTGTTCCGCGATGTCGGCGGACTGGAGGCACAAGGTTTCTTTGCCGGCGACTCGGCGACCTGGCTGGCTGATTTTGTCTGGAAGTGGGCGCCGAACGGCAATCCAAAATATCAGAACTTCAAGTTCCAGAGCGAGTATTTCGTCCGGCGCGAAGATGGCAACATGACCTGCAAGGATGAAAATGCGGTCGGCAATGCCTGTGCCGCCGAGGTGACGGGAACTTATCGCACCCGGCAGTCGGGCTGGTATGCGCAAGGGATTTATCAATTCACGCCGAACTGGCGGGCCGGTCTGCGCTATGAGCAACTGGACAGCGGAACGCGTGATTTCGGGATCAATGCGGCGAATCTCGCGGTCGACGCCTACAAACCGAAGAAATCGACGGCCATGGTCGATTACAGTTGGAGCGAGTTTTCCCGCGTCCGTTTGCAGTTCGCCCAGGATAAATCGATGCAGGGCGTGACCGAGAACCAGATCACCATGCAGTACATCATGAGCCTGGGTGCGCATGGCGCACACAAGTTCTAG
- a CDS encoding metal ABC transporter solute-binding protein, Zn/Mn family: MMKRLFSLLLMLAALPAWANLNVFATVPEWASLVREIGGDKVKVYSATNAFQDPHRIEAKPSLLAQARQANLLVAAGADLEIGWLPLVIRDSGNSAIQAGRPGYFEAANYVSRLEVPTVLDRAHGDVHAAGNPHIHLDPRNVLKVGEALAARMAELDAPNAAAYQAAYKLFAGKWQAAIGRWEKEAAGLRGVPVLVHHSSFVYLSAWLGLKEVGMLEPKPGVEPSSGHLGSLLARQQSAPAKMILRTAYNQEGPSQWIAGKTGIPAVLLPYTVGGTNEAKDLFGLFDDTLQRLQKAVR, encoded by the coding sequence ATGATGAAACGATTATTCTCCCTGCTGCTGATGCTGGCGGCACTGCCGGCCTGGGCCAATCTCAACGTTTTTGCCACGGTGCCGGAGTGGGCCAGCCTGGTGCGTGAGATCGGCGGCGACAAGGTCAAGGTCTACAGTGCGACCAATGCGTTCCAGGACCCGCACCGGATTGAAGCCAAGCCATCTTTGCTGGCTCAGGCGCGGCAGGCGAACCTGCTTGTCGCGGCGGGCGCCGATCTGGAAATCGGCTGGCTGCCGCTGGTCATTCGTGACTCGGGAAATTCGGCCATCCAGGCTGGTCGACCGGGGTATTTCGAAGCAGCCAATTACGTCTCGCGCCTTGAGGTGCCGACGGTGCTGGATCGGGCGCATGGCGACGTGCATGCTGCCGGCAACCCGCATATCCACCTTGATCCGCGCAATGTGCTCAAGGTGGGCGAGGCGCTGGCTGCGCGCATGGCTGAACTCGATGCACCGAATGCCGCGGCTTACCAGGCGGCCTACAAGCTGTTTGCCGGAAAATGGCAGGCAGCTATCGGGCGCTGGGAAAAGGAGGCAGCTGGATTGCGCGGTGTGCCGGTGTTGGTGCATCACTCGTCCTTCGTTTATCTGTCCGCATGGCTGGGCTTGAAGGAAGTCGGGATGCTTGAACCGAAGCCCGGCGTTGAGCCAAGCAGCGGGCATCTCGGGAGTTTGCTGGCACGCCAGCAGAGTGCGCCGGCAAAAATGATCCTGCGCACCGCCTACAACCAGGAGGGTCCCAGCCAGTGGATTGCCGGAAAGACCGGCATTCCGGCGGTGCTGTTGCCATATACGGTGGGCGGGACGAACGAAGCGAAGGACCTTTTCGGTTTGTTCGATGACACCCTCCAGCGTTTGCAGAAAGCTGTCCGTTGA
- a CDS encoding lysophospholipid acyltransferase family protein, with protein MVFIFRIFSNLPLCVVHALGGLLGRLTYLLSPTYRRHVRENMAQAGIDPSLRGAASAEAGKQMLELARIWLRTLEQTNAQVAEVVGWEHVEAAQQAGKGIVFLTPHLGCFEITAQYYSAFGDVTVLYRPPRQASIQRMILDGRKRERLHLAPADLSGVRSLIKALKKGQAVGMLPDQAPKVGEGVWLDFFGKPAYTMTLAARLTETGATTLMAWGERLPGGRGYRLHFGPPQQALTGGTVDRAQQINSEIETLIRQCPTQYLWGYNRYKHPGGAEPPPAEVKLP; from the coding sequence ATGGTTTTCATTTTTCGAATATTCAGCAACTTGCCCTTGTGTGTCGTTCACGCGCTTGGTGGATTGCTTGGACGACTGACCTATCTGCTTTCGCCAACCTATCGTCGCCATGTGCGCGAGAACATGGCGCAGGCTGGCATTGATCCGTCTTTGCGCGGAGCGGCCAGCGCCGAAGCTGGCAAGCAGATGCTTGAGTTGGCGCGTATCTGGCTGCGCACGCTGGAGCAAACCAACGCTCAGGTGGCGGAGGTTGTTGGCTGGGAGCATGTCGAAGCGGCCCAGCAGGCGGGCAAGGGGATCGTTTTCCTGACACCGCACCTGGGGTGCTTTGAAATTACGGCTCAGTATTACTCGGCTTTCGGCGATGTCACCGTGCTTTATCGCCCACCTCGCCAGGCGTCCATTCAGCGGATGATCCTCGATGGTCGCAAACGTGAGCGCCTGCACCTGGCGCCGGCCGACCTGTCCGGCGTTCGTTCGCTGATCAAGGCGTTGAAAAAAGGCCAGGCGGTCGGCATGTTGCCCGATCAAGCGCCGAAAGTTGGGGAAGGTGTCTGGCTCGATTTCTTCGGCAAGCCGGCTTATACGATGACTTTGGCGGCGCGTCTGACCGAAACCGGTGCGACGACCCTGATGGCCTGGGGCGAACGCTTGCCTGGCGGACGCGGTTATCGCTTGCATTTTGGCCCACCGCAACAGGCTTTGACGGGTGGCACGGTCGACCGCGCCCAGCAGATCAATTCTGAAATCGAAACGCTGATTCGTCAGTGTCCAACGCAATATCTCTGGGGTTACAACCGTTATAAACATCCGGGAGGCGCCGAGCCGCCGCCGGCCGAGGTCAAGCTGCCGTGA
- the metK gene encoding methionine adenosyltransferase: MSEFFFTSESVSEGHPDKVADQISDAILDAILAQDKHSRVAAETLCNTGLVVLAGEITTNANVDYIQIARDTIKRIGYDNTDYGIDYKGCAVLVAYDKQSPDIAQGVDKAYDDNLNQGAGDQGLMFGYACDETPSLMPLPIYLSHRLVERQAMLRKDGRLPWARPDAKSQVTIKYVDGKPFSIDTVVLSTQHSPDISLNDLREATIEEIIKPVLPKELIKGDIKFLVNPTGRFVVGGPQGDCGLTGRKIIVDTYGGAAPHGGGAFSGKDPSKVDRSAAYAGRYVAKNIVAAGLASRCLVQVSYAIGVAEPTSIMVDTFGTGKVSNETLTALIKKHFDLRPKGIVNMLDLLRPIYQKTAAYGHFGRDEPEFTWEAVDRANLLKADAGL; this comes from the coding sequence ATGAGCGAGTTTTTCTTCACCTCGGAATCCGTTTCCGAAGGCCACCCGGACAAGGTTGCCGACCAGATTTCCGATGCCATCCTCGACGCCATCCTGGCTCAGGACAAGCATTCCCGCGTTGCTGCCGAGACCCTGTGCAATACCGGCCTCGTCGTGCTGGCCGGTGAAATCACCACCAACGCCAACGTCGATTACATCCAGATCGCCCGCGACACCATCAAGCGCATCGGCTACGACAACACCGATTACGGCATCGACTACAAGGGTTGCGCCGTGCTCGTCGCCTACGACAAGCAGAGCCCGGACATCGCCCAGGGCGTGGACAAGGCCTACGACGACAACCTCAACCAGGGTGCCGGCGACCAGGGCCTGATGTTCGGCTACGCCTGCGACGAAACCCCGTCGCTGATGCCGCTGCCGATCTACCTGTCGCACCGCCTGGTCGAGCGCCAGGCCATGCTGCGCAAGGACGGTCGCCTGCCGTGGGCCCGCCCGGATGCCAAGTCCCAAGTCACCATCAAGTACGTCGATGGCAAGCCGTTCTCGATCGACACCGTCGTCCTGTCGACCCAGCACTCGCCGGACATCAGCCTCAACGACCTGCGTGAAGCAACCATCGAAGAAATCATCAAGCCGGTGCTTCCGAAGGAACTGATCAAGGGCGACATCAAGTTCCTGGTCAATCCGACCGGCCGTTTCGTGGTTGGCGGCCCGCAGGGTGACTGCGGCCTGACTGGCCGCAAGATCATCGTCGATACCTACGGCGGGGCAGCCCCGCACGGCGGCGGTGCTTTCTCCGGCAAGGATCCCTCCAAGGTCGACCGTTCCGCTGCCTACGCTGGCCGCTACGTCGCCAAGAACATCGTTGCCGCCGGTCTCGCCTCACGCTGCCTGGTCCAGGTTTCCTACGCCATCGGCGTGGCCGAACCGACCTCGATCATGGTCGACACCTTCGGCACAGGCAAAGTCAGCAACGAAACCTTGACCGCACTGATCAAGAAGCACTTCGACCTGCGCCCTAAGGGCATCGTCAACATGCTCGACCTGCTCCGCCCGATCTACCAGAAGACCGCCGCCTACGGCCACTTCGGCCGCGACGAACCGGAATTTACCTGGGAAGCAGTCGACCGCGCCAACCTGCTGAAAGCCGACGCCGGCCTGTAA
- a CDS encoding ATP-binding cassette domain-containing protein: protein MAGWQQPVTPALDLSLAAGEIVGLTGPNGAGKSTVLAALAGRAKVFSGRIVQPPGLRLALQTQDVPPVDGLPLSGRELLALTAASPAGLPSWLSERLDMRLDRLSGGQRHYLALWAILHAPADLILLDEPTNNLDAAGVRHLTAHLHDRAREGVGMIVVSHDAAFVEAACDRIVTLGGRDVE, encoded by the coding sequence GTGGCAGGCTGGCAACAGCCTGTTACGCCGGCGCTCGACCTGAGTCTGGCGGCCGGTGAAATCGTCGGCCTGACCGGACCCAATGGGGCAGGAAAGAGCACGGTCCTGGCTGCGCTGGCCGGCCGGGCGAAAGTTTTTTCAGGCCGCATCGTGCAACCGCCCGGCTTGCGGCTTGCCCTGCAAACGCAGGATGTACCACCGGTTGATGGTTTGCCTTTGTCGGGGCGCGAACTGCTTGCCCTGACAGCGGCCAGCCCTGCGGGGCTGCCGTCCTGGCTGAGCGAACGGCTCGACATGCGGCTTGATCGATTGTCCGGCGGGCAGCGCCACTATCTTGCCTTGTGGGCGATTCTGCATGCCCCGGCCGACCTGATCCTGCTCGATGAGCCGACCAATAATCTCGATGCGGCAGGGGTACGGCATTTGACGGCCCATCTGCACGATCGCGCCCGCGAAGGCGTCGGCATGATTGTTGTCAGCCACGATGCGGCATTTGTCGAGGCGGCTTGCGATCGTATCGTGACGCTGGGAGGCCGTGATGTGGAATGA